DNA from Ziziphus jujuba cultivar Dongzao chromosome 2, ASM3175591v1:
TCTGAGATACAAGATCactgtccgatgtccgagctaTAAGACCTCTGTCCGATGTTCAAGGTACAAAACCCTTGACTGATGAATATCAAAGATGCAACCTATCATTGTGTGATCCAATTACTTTCAATGACACAAATCAGTTCGAGACATGGAGAGAGGccatgaaaatgaaaatcaatatgattggcaaaaacaaaacttaggaATTAGTGAACCAAACCCAAGGCAAAAAGGCCATTGGAGTGAAATGGGTATTTAGGACCAAGGTCAATGCTGATGGTACAATAAATAAGCATAAAGCAAGATTGGTAGTTAAAGGTTATGTGCAGCAACCTggtattgattatggagatacGTTTGCACAAGTTGCGAGACATGAAACAATCAGATTTTTCTAGCACTTGCCGCTGGAAAGCTTaccatttagatgtgaaatctgcatttctaaatggttacctagaggaagaagtatatgttaaacaacctgaaggctttattgttcaaggaaaggaagacaaagtttataaattGCATAAAGCTCTTTATGGCTTGAAACAAGCTCCCAGAGCTTGGTATAGCAGAATTGACTCACACCTTGTTGGAAAAGTATTTAAAAGGAGTGAGAATGAGCCTACTTTGTACATGAAGTCAggttcaaatgatgaaaaattgattgtttctctatatgttgatgacttgATTGTTTCTCAAAGTGTGTTGGAGTTTAAATCTGAAATGCAAAAGGTGTTTGAAATGTTAGATTTAGGAGTGATGAACTACTTTCTTGGCATGGAGATATATCAATTTAGTCATGGCATTTTCTTATCCCAAAAGAATTATGCTGTGGAACTACTcaaaaagtttgacatggagaagTGTAATCCAGCTGACACTCCAATGGTTTACAATCAAAAATTTGAACTTGAAGATGGTGCTGCCAAGATTGAAGTTTCAACCTATAGAAGCCTTATTGGAAGTTTGCtatatttatgtgcttctaGACTTGACATTATGTTTTCTGTGAGTTTGCTTTCCAGATTTATGCATGCTCCTTCACATATGCATTATTCTGTAGCTAAAAGAGTGCTAAGGTACATTAGAGGCACCATAGACTATGGTGTTTGGTTTTTGAAGCAAGAAGAAGGCAAGTTGATGGGATAtgttgatagtgattgggctgaaAGCATGGAGAATTTAAAAAGTACTTCAGGGGACTTATTTTCTCTTGATTCAGGTCTTTTTTCATGGAGCTCCCAAAAACAGACTTCAGTTGCTCAATCCATagctgaagctgaatatattgctGCTGCAGCTGCTTCAAATCAAGCTTTATGGCTAAGGaagttgcttgttgatttaaatgagaGGCAAGAAGAAGCTACCTCAATATACTGTGATAACAAGTCTGCAATTTCCATTGCTGAAAATCCAGGTCAACATAGAAGAACAAAGCATATTTCAATCAAATATCATGCTATGAgagaagctgaaagaaatggtgaaATGAAGCTGGTTCATTGCAGTTCTGAGGTCCAGCTTGCTGATATTTTAACGAAAGCTTTGCCAAGAAACAGGTTTGAAACACTAAGAAATGATCTTTGAGTTTCTAGCaaaagtgccaaggaggagtgttagtgtaatgtcacttttgttgctctcataagttgctttgtaatgattagttattgtactttcagtttttgataaaaacactgttgtattaggtagccaaagtatggcttgtcctttggcaatatgattacctcagtagtaggtgaaaattaggtggtttacTGTTTCTGAAAACTTGTGGTTATATGATATGTCCATAATGAATGAGGGTGTCCAGACCGCACCAatttaagcttctttctctttcatttttgttgtgttttttgttctaaaatcCAACAGATCAAGAGAAGACAATTGCTTCAGCTTTGAAATGCTTTTGGGAATGTGACCAGTGAAATGGTTTCTTGACAAGGTGAGAATGACCAAACCGAACAAATTTGTCATCTTCGTAGGAAGATCTCCACTCAAGTTATTCCCTGAGAGATCTAGCATGGTTACAAGAGAGAGGGCCTTGGTGTATCTTTGAAGTTGGCCTTTCGTGTTTACGACAAAACTTTCATACTATTTGCCAACCAAAGTATATACGTAGTTACGAGCCTGATACAATAGATAATGGTTAATGATTTGGGCTTGTGACATACCTTTGAAATGTCCAAAACTAGCTGGAATACTACCTATCAACTGATTTTCTGCTAGGTCCAGGACTTGTAGTGAACTTAAATCTGATAACAGAGCCGGAAGTTCTCCTGAAAATGAATTAGACCTCAAGCTAAGAATTCTTAGACTTTCAAATCCTTTCCCAATCAATGGTGGAATTCTACCATTTAATCTGTTGTTTCCAAGATTTAAGGTCTCCAAACTCGATAAGTTTTGTAAAGTTGATGGGAGCTGTCCATATAGCTTATTGTCATTGAGATGCAATGTTTCAAGCCAACTTAATTGACCCAAGAATGTAGGAATGGTTCCAGACAAGTGGTTATTACAGAGAGATGAACACAATTTCCAATGCTTGATGGAATACTTCCTATTAAGTTGTTATTAGAAAGATCAATGACTTTAAGTGCAGGAACAATGTTCCAAGTAGGATTTCTCCATTTAGTTGGTCCTCAGCaatagaaaggaaagaaaatgtaGCACCGGTGATATtccatttatttgaaatattaccagaaaatttatttttggatagatCAAGTAAGTCAAAGTTGCCACTTAGAATAGGAATGGACCCACTGAAATTATTTAAGCTGAAATAAACTACTGCACCTGGTACGTATCCCATTAACAAAATTTGTGAACCAAACTTTAGTGGACTTTATAGTTGACCTGTTAGttaattaaaagaaagattcaACAGTGacaatgaagaagaaaattccCAAAACCAGTAAGGTATGGAGCCAGAAATGCTAGCATTTGAGAAATCCACATCGTAGACCTgcttttgtgactttagccaaGTTGGAAATGACGAAGGACCCAAATGGCAGGAACTCATTGCAAGAGAAGAGACCTGGAATGGAGGAACCCAATCGGATTTGACATCCAAGGTGAAAGAGCTTGAAGACAGATCCAAATCTGATAGCTTTTTTAGCTTTAGAAAATGCGCTTCAGTAACTAAACCTGTCAATTGATTGGATGAAACGTCAAAGATACGCAACTCAAAAAGCTGTCCCAAACTTTCAGGGAGGGTCCCATTTAGCTCATTCTCTCCTAGAAGCAGAACAGTAAGATTTTGCTGTAATATTACAAAAGAAGTTGGGATGGGACCATATAGAGAGTTATTGAACAAATCAAGCTCAACAAGATTCTCGAGCTGAGCTAGCAACTTTGGTAGTTTACCAACCAATTGATTGTCTGACAAGTACAAGTATTGCAGATTTGGTAGTGGCCTCCCAGAACGATTTTGGAGTGATCCGAAGGAAGCTGGGGTTTGACCATTTAGAGaattataggataaataaaGTGCTACAAGATTCTCAAGTTGACCCAACCATTCTGGTAAACTACCAACCAAGTGATTGCGTGACAAGTCCAAGATTGCAGACTAGTCAGTGGCCTCCTAAAAAGGCAAATTTCTGCTCCTTCAAGGAATTTTGGTAAGGTTTCGTTGATGTAATTACCAGACATATATAAGGAAATCAAATTGCAAAGTTTTCCAATAGAGCTTGGAATCCCACCATCAACACTATTGGAATTAAGATCTAAGTGATTGAGAAATGTCAGGTTTCCAATGGAGGCAGGAAGTTTCCCATGCAGATTATTCCGTCTGAAGTCAAGGACGTGTATCTTCTCCCATTGTCCCCCAAACAATCGATGACAACTTTGTGAGAGAAAATTGTCTCCCAGATATAAAAACTACAAATTTGGTAGTTCACTCAAACAAAGTTGAATTGTTCCATGCATATAAGTACTGCTTATATCCAAAGTAACAAGGCTATTAATATTGTAAAACCCCATCTCGAAGTACactgaaaatttctcaaatttgaccgaggttgaccaggtttgaccatcattgacaaagaaggggtcaaatgttgacttttgctttcggtggaatttcacattgaccgaggtcccattacgaagtacacattggcacgagttcataaactagtagcacgtcgaaaacgaagctatggtttgaaagttatgagcaaaacaagttgagatccaaattGTTCAAGGGTACcgagttgatttttatttttgagatatgagctttgactcatgtatgaaTGTGAATAActtatcgatacgagtccgtaaacTAGCCGTACACTTGATTTGGatattttgtttaaaagttatagacctgtaaagtttttcaaatacagtattatcttaatattatttttaaatatataaacagtatgccacgtgtgtaaagggtgccatgtgtcacaatgaggagatgccacatgtcaaccatattaaatactatattatcttaatattatttatttattttattattttattattttgttaatattattattatttaaaaaaaaatttcttttttcctcacgtggggaaacacccacgaaaatttctttctttttctttttcttttcttgtcttcttcttcttccttcttctttcttccttcttccttcttccttccttctccctctcggcttcacgccgtttctctttttttcgaTCATATGAAGCCACACGTGCCTGATGGGGAGGAAGAGGGGGAAGATTCCGACCAGCAGTCGGAAAATGGCGGCCAACTGTCACCGGATGCGGCCAGATCGGGCTTCGTTGCCGACGATGGAAAAATTGGCTCTGTTGGCGATCCGGCTACCAcccggccaaattgatactcaTTTCCATCTATTTTGGACCTTCAGAGCTCGATTTcgaggtccattcagctcaattccttgtcGTTTGGGAGATACGACAAGTTGAAGTTTGGTTGAAACTTCCCGTCCATTCTGCCGGTCCCTGCCAATCAAATTGAGTCCAACGGACATCGGTAATGTATTCCTCATCCCtttagctttccgttgatatcttatttatgaattttggacaccgtttgtgttaaacccccaggtaccgggtattatttatccgaataaaatattaatttatttgatcctctgtaatattattgttttaggaGCAAGTAtgagccgtagaattgatcctatggaggatcttggttggattgcatgctcgaggtgagtgacccaccttcaaattaatttggggaataatatttgtgaatattttgtattaattgaatatttgaaattgatattctatgtgataaatatttagtagatttatatttgaaaatttgatgctcaattgaatgaatcaaaatatttatatattaagaaatattttgatctaaagaattttatgaaatt
Protein-coding regions in this window:
- the LOC107417693 gene encoding receptor-like protein EIX2; this translates as MFLILCSVRGEFLPSIDAHLMNCMESDREALIDFKNGLHDPANRLSSWKGSNFDLRNPHPNNNDDESLNRYGFWNLSGEIKPSLTKLMSLRHLDLSFNMFIDNPISNFFGSLKNLQYLNLSNGGFSGAIPLNLWNLSSLQYLDVSSDLIWRESASFGSLQNRSGRPLPNLQYLYLSDNQLVGKLPKLLAQLENLVELDLFNNSLYGPIPTSFVILQQNLTVLLLGENELNGTLPESLGQLFELRIFDVSSNQLTGLVTEAHFLKLKKLSDLDLSSSSFTLDVKSDWVPPFQVSSLAMSSCHLGPSSFPTWLKSQKQVYDVDFSNASISGSIPYWKYSIKHWKLCSSLCNNHLSGTIPTFLGQLSWLETLHLNDNKLYGQLPSTLQNLSSLETLNLGNNRLNGRIPPLIGKGFESLRILSLRSNSFSGELPALLSDLSSLQVLDLAENQLIGSIPASFGHFKGQLQRYTKALSLVTMLDLSGNNLSGDLPTKMTNLFGLVILTLSRNHFTGHIPKSISKLKQLSSLDLLDFRTKNTTKMKEKEA